A DNA window from Helianthus annuus cultivar XRQ/B chromosome 15, HanXRQr2.0-SUNRISE, whole genome shotgun sequence contains the following coding sequences:
- the LOC110912918 gene encoding major pollen allergen Ole e 10, producing MAGKLSTAYVSLLLIFLSAGTLTLVHAQKTWCVAKPSSSQAILLENINFACSQVDCSRLQKGGACYSPDNAINHASVAMNLYFQSKGRNTWNCDFKNSGLLTLSDPSFGGCQYA from the exons ATGGCTGGGAAACTATCTACTGCTTATGTTTCCCTCCTCCTTATTTTCCTTTCAG CTGGGACTCTCACATTGGTTCATGCACAG AAAACTTGGTGTGTGGCGAAACCCTCATCAAGCCAGGCGATTCTTTTAGAAAACATTAACTTCGCATGCTCACAAGTGGATTGCAGTCGCCTTCAAAAAGGCGGTGCTTGCTATTCTCCAGATAATGCAATCAACCATGCCTCCGTTGCCATGAACTTGTATTTCCAGTCAAAAGGAAGAAACACTTGGAACTGCGATTTCAAAAACTCCGGTCTCCTCACGCTCAGTGACCCGA GCTTCGGAGGCTGCCAGTACGCGTAG
- the LOC110912917 gene encoding 60S ribosomal protein L18a-like protein, producing the protein MSEPPKDYTQQPSAPPLQYGTFQGVHNYPPPQPPVIGFPQPVPPPGASGGPSVSHYVHGYQAIPGYAIAEGRPVRERRLPCCGIGIGWFLFIIGFFLAAIPWYIGAFILICARYDHREKPGYIACLIAAILGTIAVIFGVTSDDWYWD; encoded by the exons ATGAGTGAACCACCAAAGGATTACACTCAGCAGCCGTCGGCACCGCCACTTCAGTACGGAACTTTCCAAGGCGTCCATAACTATCCTCCGCCGCAGCCGCCGGTGATCGGTTTTCCTCAGCCGGTTCCGCCGCCTGGTGCCTCCGGTGGTCCGTCAGTTAGCCATTACGTTCACGGTTATCAGGCCATTCCAG GTTATGCAATTGCAGAAGGAAGACCTGTAAGAGAGAGGCGCCTTCCGTGTTGTGGTATTGGTATAGGGTGGTTCTT GTTCATTATTGGTTTCTTCCTGGCTGCGATCCCCTGGTATATTGGAGCATTCATTCTAATATGTGCTAGATATGATCATCGCGAGAAACCTGGATATATCGCGTGCCTGATTGCT GCTATTCTTGGGACAATTGCTGTGATATTTGGTGTTACGAGTGATGACTGGTACTGGGATTGA